The following is a genomic window from Calditrichota bacterium.
GGGGATCGTGTTGAGCCCAGTGGTACTCCTCCACCCGGTCATCGCTTACGCCGACCCTGCCAGGTTTGCCCACCACACACGGGGCCAGGTCCAGGATCACCCGGTTCCCCCACCGTTGCTGGCGCACCGTGAAACGCCCTCCACTGGCAAACTCAACGGCGACTGTCCCCTCATGATAGGTGACCCCCTTCACCGGCACTTGCGGGGATGGCAGCATGGGAACTGCCGCGCAGCCGACCATGCCGCCGAGCAAGGCGACAAAGCAGAGGCGACGCAGGGACAGCGCCCCCTTCCCCAGTGCCATCCTGAACGCTTGTGCTCTCTTCACGCGCCCCAGCCCTTTCTGCAGTGTGCTCCTCTCGCCGTCGCGTGCCATTCAGCGCACATTTACAAATATAGCAATATCCGTGGCATTCGCAAGCAGAAAATGCCGCTTAGGCGTTGGCAAGCAAGGCTTGAATAAGGCCTCAGAAAATGCAAAGGCCGCTTTCCATTTCTGGAGAGCGGCCCTGCAGCGAATGTGGAATGAGAGTGTGAAGCAGTAGAGAGGGAGTTTCTATGTCAGTCCATCGCGATCCTTGACTACCTCAGCAGCGAACCCGCTCACTGGATGAGCTTGACGGCGAACAGGTCTGAGCCACCACCACCCATTTCACCGCGCGTGGCGGCGCGCATGTAGTATCCTACTACGTCCTGTCCGTCCATGCCCACCAGGAAAAACACCCCTAGACGGACTACCGTCACTTCGCTGCGGCCATTGGGATCCTCGTTCGGGTCAATCAAAGGGATCTTGCAGATGCGCGGACTGCTATCGCCCGGGTAACTCGACCCTTCCACATGGTCGCCGTCCCAATAGGCATTGGGGTCGCGAGCAAGGACGTCTTCAACACCTTGCGAGGTTGGCCCCTGCATGTTCCCGGGTTCCACCAACAGCCGGTCGCCGATCTTGACTATGGACGATGAGCCGTTGATGATATTCTCTCGGTAAGCATCCGCGCCGCGCACCGGCGAGCCGCGATTGATTGGCGGGAAGCAGACAGGGTAATGCCAGCTTCCGCCACCGTTTTTCCCCACCTTCAGCCGCACGAGGTCTCCCACCTGCCAATGTTGGTCAGGCACCGCCCACGGTTTGAGGCCGTAGCTGGAACGCACCGTGCCACAGGTGGCGGTCGCCTGCGCGGAGATGTTCACTCGGCGCAGGCCGATGAGCTGCAAAAAGAAGAGGTTGACAGGCCGCGTGACGGAGACAGAGACCTGATTCGTCGCCGGGAAAGAGACCTCAGTCGGGTTGAGCTGCAGTGACCGGTTCTGCAGCCTGTTTGCCCCGAAGGTTGCTACCGCGTAGGAGATGGCGGTCTGGTTGTCACGGATGAGCCCGCGCGCCCCAGCCAACGCCGCCGCATCCACCGCCGACTGCAATTGGGTGCGCGAGGAGAGGATCGACCCCAGGTCGATGGCCATCCCCGCACAACAGAGGAACACGAACATCATTGCAGTCGCTAAGGCAAGAGCGCTCCCTCGCTGATCGCCGGGCAGGCGCCGCACCCAACCGCCGCTTCCCAGCACTGCCCGAGCTTCGCGACAAGTTCTGCGCACGTGTTGAACGCCTTTCTTCACTCTTGCCCTCCGCGTGCTCACCCTAACCATCCGCCGCGCTCCGTCCCCCACCCATCACCACACACACCACGCGGCCTGTCGACTTCCTCGTCCTGTTAGACTGCAACTGCTGTGCCAAAATTTGACAGTCAGCCGCTGACCTTGACTTTCAAGGAGTTAGCCCCCGCACAATGTCGCTGCTAACATCGAAGCACCACAGCATTTCATGCGCTACCGCAGCAAATCCTGCGCTCCTTCTATTGACGCACTCTCCGGCCCTCACCTGCGCACCTCTGTTCGCCCCAAGAGAAGGCCCTTCGCGTGGAAGCCATCTTGCTCTCACGAAATCAGCTTCACGCAAAAGAGGTCAGAGCCGCCGCCGCCCATTTCGCCAATCGTCGCCGCCCGCATGTAGCGCCCGATGAGGGACTGCCCCTGCATGCCTTCGATGAAAAACACCCCAAAGCGGACGACGGTCACAGAGCTTCGCCCCGGGCCAGGCAAAGAGTTAGGGTCGATGAGGGCGATCTTGCAGATGCGCGGACTGCTGTCGCCAGGGTACCGCGAATCCTGAATGCCGCTTGGACTGAGCCAGGCGTCGGGGTCCAGCGCCAGGATCTGGTCGACCGCCTGACGCGTGGGGCCTACCATGTCGCCGGTCTCCACCAGCAGTTCGTCGCCAATCTCAATGGCCATTGAGGAACCATTGACGATTGCGTCCTCGTAGGCGGCGGCCCCGGTGACGGGATTGCCCTTGTTCAGCGGCGGGAAACAGACCGGATAGCGCCAACTCGGCACCTCGCCCGGCGGTCCTGCCTTCAGCACCACCACGTCTCCGGGGAGCCAGTGCAAGTCCGGGACTGCCCATGGTTTGAGCCCGACCGCGGATCGTGCGCCGCCACAGGCAGCGACCGCCCGCGCCGACACAGCCACGCCGTTGGCGCGCACCAGCTGCAGAAAGTAGATTTGCACGGGCCTCGTGACTCTGACTTCCACTTGTCCGGCGCCGGGAAACGACACCTCTCCCGCCGCCAGCGAGATCTGGCGATTCTGCACCCTGTTGCGTCCGAAGACTTGAATGGCAGAAGCTATCGCCTCCGCTTGTCCGTTAATCAGCCCCCTTGCTCCGGCCAATGCCGCGGCATCTGCTGCTGCCTGGAGCTGCGCACGCGCCACCAGAATCGCACCGATGTCAATCGCCAGGCCACAGACCAGCAGACAAATGAAGAGCGCAACGGCGGAAACGGCAAGTGTACCGCCCTTTTCGTTACGCCCGAGCGCTTGGCTGTCCCCGCGCCCATCCACCTTGCATGCCGCAGAAGGTTGTCTGAACCGGTACCAAGAGCGTGAGCCGTCGTTCTTCACTATGGTCCCCTCCTCGCAGGAGAGGCCGAACCTTCTTGCGGTCCGGCCTCTTGTCGTGGGATTGAAGCGCACCGCGCTTTGCGTGTGGCCTGCTCTTACCCAGCCGTGCCCTACCACACTTCCCCTGCAGGCGCCACGCCCGTGTTCACAACGCCAGGCCAGCCGCGCACCATAACCACTTTCAACCCTCCGCCCATGTCGCTGTGACAACCGCAATCCCTGTGTTCCTCGTCGCCTGGAATGCCACCTCCCCGCCCATCATCCCGCTGCCAGTGCTGCACATCCCCTGCGCCCTCGGCCTGGGCACGCCGACCCTCCACCTTCCCATCCGCGACCGCCTGTCGGCTCCCATCGTGCCGCAAGGTTGCGCTCATGTAGTCCTTCTGCCATACCTCGGGGACCTGTCCGTTGGTCCACTCAGGGTTGCGGTTGTCACAGAACGATCTCACCACGCCCTTTACCTCTTCACCACCCCGCACCACGCGGCTGGGCCACACGTCCGCCCGCCAAATTGCAACTGACGTGCCACAAATGTCGGCCCATTGATTTCGTGGAAGTTAACGTTGAAAGCAAGGCGCGGATCACCCCAGCCAGCGCAGCAAATGCTGCGCTGGCGCATGAAATGCTGCGCTCAGGAAGGCGAGCTAAGCGATCCCGTACTTCTCCAGGCGATAAACGAAGGTAGGTTTGGAAATGCCCAACAGGCGGGCTGCTTGCGCCTTGTTGCCCCCGGCGCGTTCCAGTGCCTGCTTCAGGAGGCTCTTCTCCACTTCTTCCAGCTCGATGCCCTCGGGTGGCAGAGAGAAGCTTGTGCTGGGGGCCCCGCTCTCTTCGCGCCGTACAAAGTCCAAAAACTCGGGTCGCAGCTCCTCGCCGTCGTGAGTCAACACGGCGCGCTCGATGACGTTGCGCAGTTCGCGCACGTTGCCGGGCCAGTGGTACTCTTCTAACAGGCGGCGCGTCCTGTCGGGAATGCGCACAAAGGACTTGTTGAACTTCCGATTGAACTCGTTCAGGTAGAGTTTGGCAAGGGGGAGGATGTCCTCCTTGTGCTCACGCAGCGGAGGGATGGCGATGTGCGCCACGTTCAGGCGGTAGTACAGGTCTTGCCTGAATTTGCCTTCGCGCACCGCGGCCTGCAGGTCGCGGTTGGTCGCGGCGATGATCTGCACGTCGACCTGGATCCTCTCCGTGCCGCCAACGCGGTAGAACTCCTGGTTCTCGATCACGTGCAAGAGCTTGGCCTGCTGACTGAGCGGCGTCTCGGCGACCTCATCGAGGAAAAGCGTGCCGCGGTGTGCGAGCTCAAACTTGCCAGGCTTGCCCTTGTCCAAGCCGCCGGTGAAGGTCCCGCGTTCGTATCCGAAGAGCTCGCTCTCCCAAAGGTTCTCCGGAATGGCCGCACAATTGACCGGGACAAACGGATGTTGGAAGCGCTGTCCCAGGTAGTGGATGGCGCGCGCGATGAGGTCCTTGCCCGTACCGGTCTCGCCCGTAATGAGCACCGTTGCCCCGGGCACCTTGATGAGCTTGTCCACCATGACCATGATCTCTTTCATTGCCGGGCTCTGGCAGACAATCTGATCCAGGCGGTTACGCTCCACTTCCACGCGGCGCAGTTGCTCGATCTCCTGCTTGAGAGCGACGCGCTCGGCGGCCTTCTCCACCGTGTGAAAGAGGTTCTCCCGACTGATGGGCTTGGTGAGGTAATCGTAGGCGCCGAGTCGCATGGCCCGGACCACGTTCTCCGGTTGCCCATAGCCGGTGATCATGATGCAGACGACGTCCTCGTGCCGGGCGCGTATCTTCTCCAAAAGGGCAAACCCGTCCATGCCCGGCAGGCCGATATCGATGAGCACGATGTCCCAGCGCTCGTGCTCTAAGTACTTGAGTGCTTTCTCGCCGCTTTCCACCCCGCTCACGCTGCACTTGCCCTGTAGGGCGGTGATGATGGACTCGCGCATCAAGGGATCGTCTTCGACGGTTAACACACGAATCCGTGCCTTAGCGGAATTCTCAGCCATCTTCTCCTCTTTCCTCTGAGGCCGCTGGGAAAAGGATGCAGACCGTGGTCCCTTCCCCAGGCGTGCTGCTAATGTCGATGGTCGCCCGATGCGATTCAAGGATGCGGTGCACCACCGAAAGGCCTAAGCCAACTCCCTCGTGCTTCGTGGTGAAGAAAGGGTCAAAGACGCGGCGGAGGTCTTCCGGGGCGATCCCCACGCCCGTATCCTCAAAGCCGACTTCTACCATGGGCGCCTCCTGTGTACCGCGGGGCCTCCCCCAAATGCGCAGGCGCCCGCCCCGCGGCATGGCCTGTACGGCATTGAGAACGATGTTGACGAAGACCTGGTTGAGTTGTTGCCAGTCAGCTTGAACCATGGGCAGGTCATCTGCCCACTCCTGAACCACCGAAACTTTGGCCTTGCTCAGATTGGTGGCCATCATCTTCAGCACATTGTCAACCACTCGCCGGATCTGGAGCTTTTCGAAGCTCGGTTCGGCAGGCCGGGCAAAATCCAAGGTGCGTTGGACAATACTGGAGATGCGGTTGACTGCCTCCATGCTGCTCTCCAGTATGTGCCGCTGCTCGCTGGTGAGCTGGGTGCATTGCAGGAGGTGATCGAGATTGAGCTGGATGCTGCCGAGGGGCGTGCGGATCTCGTGGGCGATCCCCGACGAGAGCTGACCCAACGAGGTGAGCTTGTCCACCCGCTGCAAATGGCGCTCCATGCGCTTCTTCTCGCTGACATCGCGCAGGTAGAGGAACGTTGCCGGCTGGCCGTCGTAGGTGCCGTGCACCAGGTCCACCTCGAGCTCGATCTCCTCCCCACCTGGGGCCAGGAGGCGAATCGGCGCCGCACCGATCGAGGATTGCGGTTCAGAGGAAGTGCTCACCTGCCGGCGGACCTCCTCAGGCAAGAAGCTCAAGCCGCCCGCTGCCAACTGCTCAAGGTCTTTGCACCCCGCCATGTCCATCAGCCGACGATTAGCGAACCGCACTTTGCCGTCCACGAGAATAGCCACGCCGTCCCGGGACTGTTCCACCAGCGTGGCATAACGCTGCTCAGACTCTTCGATGCGCTGCGCCATTTGGTGGAGTCGCGCCAGCGCCTCGTTGAAGGCCGTCGCCAAGGTGCCGACTTCGTCCGTGCCGGAGACTTGCACGCGTAGCCCAAAGTCCCCGGTGACGCGAATGGCCGCGACCTGGTCAACCAGGGAGTTGATGCGTTTGATGATCAGCTTCTGAAACAGGGCCATGACGATGAAGGCGACGGCGAGGCCGATGACCGTATTGGCGAGCAGGGCGAGAAGCAGCGTCTGCTCCTGCCGGGCCAAGAATACCTTCGGACTGGCGACCTCTAACCCGATGGTCGGCTTGCCGGTGATATCACGCAGCACGCCCCGGGCGACGAGCTGCGCCGCGCGCCCGTAGTCGATCACTACCTCCTGAGGACTGCCTGCCCCCTCGGCGCTGCTGAAGGTGGCCCTTAACTCCCACGGCATGGCTGCGCGCGCAATGGGCTCGGCGAGGAAGCGGCTGACCACGAGTCGCTGGCCTTCTTGCGAACATGGGGCACTTGCCAAAACCAGTGGGCCACAGGTGGTATTGACCAAGCCGGAGGTGTCGGCGGCAAGAAGCGGAAGAAACGGAGCAAGGGCCACCTGCGCGGTCTGCCCACATTGCCCGGCAGCGACCGAGTCCACAGACGTCCACCAGGCCAGGTTCCCGCGGTCAACTATGGCGGCAATGTCAAACGGTGGGATCAGCAACCCCGTCGCGGCCTGCGTGCTCCCGGACAGAGAAGCGAGCGTCTTGACCCCATTGGCGCCGTGCGCGGCGAGCGCACGGGCCACCTCGCGCAACTCCGCCTGCTGTTGCTCCACCAGGGCCGCACACCGGCGGAAATTGGCCTCTGCGTACTCGCGCTCCACGGCGCGATGGTACTGGGCAATGCGCAGCCGCAGAATGCCATACTCCACCGTGGTAAAGAAAAAGATGAGCACTGCCAGGAGCAGGACAATCTTCGCCTGGAGCTTCACCGTGCGCAGGCCTCTCCCTTGTTTCCACCACTCCCGCCACCACGGGCCACACGTGGCCTGGCGTTTCCGCAAACCGTTTTTTATTTACCCACATGAAGGCGCGTTCGCGGACATCGGCAAAGGGCGGCTCAACTGGAGGGCTACTTCAGAAGCTGAGCCAGCGGTTGACTTTCAGCAAGAAGACGTTTTCCGATTGGGTGTCAAACAGTGCACGGCCGTCGTCCGTCAGAGAAAAGGTGCCCCGGTCGTCCACGCTGGTCCTGCCCTGCGACCACACCAGAAAGAGAGTCGACCCCGGGCGGTACTCCCAACGGAGCACCAGATTGCTCCGGAACTGGCGGAAGTTGAAATTGGGGTTGTCCGGATAGTCATACGGGGCGTAGCGCTGCTCATAGACAGCCGCACGAGGTGAGACGACCGTGCGAAAGCGCGAGTAGGCCCCCGCCGTGAGGAACGGCATGCCGTAGAACTGCACACTGAGTGTCGGGGTGAACGTGTAACTGAGCCTGATGGTAGCGAAAATCGTCTTCTGGTCCAGTCGCGCGAAGATGTAGTCGCTGCC
Proteins encoded in this region:
- a CDS encoding sigma-54-dependent Fis family transcriptional regulator, whose protein sequence is MAENSAKARIRVLTVEDDPLMRESIITALQGKCSVSGVESGEKALKYLEHERWDIVLIDIGLPGMDGFALLEKIRARHEDVVCIMITGYGQPENVVRAMRLGAYDYLTKPISRENLFHTVEKAAERVALKQEIEQLRRVEVERNRLDQIVCQSPAMKEIMVMVDKLIKVPGATVLITGETGTGKDLIARAIHYLGQRFQHPFVPVNCAAIPENLWESELFGYERGTFTGGLDKGKPGKFELAHRGTLFLDEVAETPLSQQAKLLHVIENQEFYRVGGTERIQVDVQIIAATNRDLQAAVREGKFRQDLYYRLNVAHIAIPPLREHKEDILPLAKLYLNEFNRKFNKSFVRIPDRTRRLLEEYHWPGNVRELRNVIERAVLTHDGEELRPEFLDFVRREESGAPSTSFSLPPEGIELEEVEKSLLKQALERAGGNKAQAARLLGISKPTFVYRLEKYGIA
- a CDS encoding HAMP domain-containing protein, with product MKLQAKIVLLLAVLIFFFTTVEYGILRLRIAQYHRAVEREYAEANFRRCAALVEQQQAELREVARALAAHGANGVKTLASLSGSTQAATGLLIPPFDIAAIVDRGNLAWWTSVDSVAAGQCGQTAQVALAPFLPLLAADTSGLVNTTCGPLVLASAPCSQEGQRLVVSRFLAEPIARAAMPWELRATFSSAEGAGSPQEVVIDYGRAAQLVARGVLRDITGKPTIGLEVASPKVFLARQEQTLLLALLANTVIGLAVAFIVMALFQKLIIKRINSLVDQVAAIRVTGDFGLRVQVSGTDEVGTLATAFNEALARLHQMAQRIEESEQRYATLVEQSRDGVAILVDGKVRFANRRLMDMAGCKDLEQLAAGGLSFLPEEVRRQVSTSSEPQSSIGAAPIRLLAPGGEEIELEVDLVHGTYDGQPATFLYLRDVSEKKRMERHLQRVDKLTSLGQLSSGIAHEIRTPLGSIQLNLDHLLQCTQLTSEQRHILESSMEAVNRISSIVQRTLDFARPAEPSFEKLQIRRVVDNVLKMMATNLSKAKVSVVQEWADDLPMVQADWQQLNQVFVNIVLNAVQAMPRGGRLRIWGRPRGTQEAPMVEVGFEDTGVGIAPEDLRRVFDPFFTTKHEGVGLGLSVVHRILESHRATIDISSTPGEGTTVCILFPAASEERGEDG